From one Cynocephalus volans isolate mCynVol1 chromosome X, mCynVol1.pri, whole genome shotgun sequence genomic stretch:
- the LOC134367863 gene encoding melanoma-associated antigen B5-like: MILTSEGNIDEEGTTKSIPYSQPWDTMGRCLHHQPSCQHSFPLSLPRVIMPRRRKSKLHACEKGAQATAAAAEESPPSSSLCGDNSQSLPAAGSCSSSEGPQRAPSTTTVSEGISCTRSEEGCKGQGDERKSTSEDPLSTNDSREDPLMRKAVLLAQFLLYKYRMKQPIMKADMLKVINRRYKHQFAEILKRASQHVEAAFAVQVVEVDIPRHSYNLVSKLKLPNNGRVRPGRGFPKTGLLMIVLGVILTNGNCATEEHIWKCLNKMKVYAGRKHLIYGEPRKLITQDLVRLNYLEYRQVPNSDPPCYQFLWGPRAHVETSETEVLEHLGKMKEIITCESLCHYVEPLEDEEETASPIDTARHVIFVCGHGLLDH, from the exons ATGATCCTGACGTCTGAAGGGAACATCGACGAGGAGGGTACCACCAAATCCATCCCCTATTCTCAGCCTTGGGACACCATGGGGAG GTGCCTGCATCACCAGCCGTCCTGCCAGCACTCCTTCCCACTGTCCCTCCCCAGAGTCATCATGCCTCGGAGACGGAAAAGTAAGCTCCACGCCTGCGAGAAAGGTGCTCAGGCAACAGCAGCGGCAGCAGAGGagtcccctccctcctcttctctttgtGGAGATAATAGCCAGAGCCTGCCTGCTGCTGGGTCATGTAGCAGTTCCGAGGGGCCTCAGAGAGCACCATCCACCACCACTGTTTCTGAAGGCATTTCTTGCACTAGATCTGAAGAAGGTTGCAAAGGCCAAGGTGACGAAAGGAAAAGCACCTCTGAGGACCCACTGTCCACTAACGACTCACGCGAAGACCCTCTAATGAGGAAGGCTGTTTTGTTGGCGCAGTTCCTGCTCTACAAGTATAGAATGAAACAGCCCATTATGAAGGCAGACATGCTGAAGGTTATCAACCGTAGATACAAACACCAGTTTGCTGAGATCCTCAAGAGGGCCTCCCAACACGTCGAGGCTGCCTTTGCAGTTCAGGTGGTGGAAGTCGACATACCCAGGCACTCGTATAACCTAGTCAGCAAACTGAAACTTCCCAACAACGGGAGGGTGCGTCCTGGCAGAGGGTTTCCCAAGACAGGTCTCCTAATGATTGTCCTGGGTGTGATCTTAACGAATGGCAACTGTGCCACTGAGGAACACATCTGGAAATGCCTGAATAAGATGAAAGTATATGCTGGAAGGAAGCACCTCATCTACGGAGAGCCCCGGAAGCTCATCACTCAAGATTTGGTGAGGCTGAATTACCTAGAGTACCGGCAGGTCCCCAACAGTGATCCTCCGTGCTATCAATTCCTGTGGGGTCCAAGAGCACATGTTGAAACCAGCGAGACGGAAGTCCTGGAGCATTTGGGAAAGATGAAGGAAATCATCACCTGTGAATCCTTATGTCATTACGTAGAGCCTttggaagatgaggaagaaacaGCCTCACCCATAGACACAGCCAGGCATGTCATCTTCGTATGCGGGCACGGTCTCCTGGACCATTAG
- the LOC134367866 gene encoding melanoma-associated antigen B5-like, producing MTLTSEGNIDEEGTTKSIPYSQPWDTMGRCLHHQPSCQHSFPLSLPRVIMPRRRKSKLHACEKGAQATAAAAEESPPSSSLCGDNSQSLPAAGSCSSSEGPQRAPSTTTVSEGISCTRSEEGCKGQGDERKSTSEDPLSTNDSREDPLMRKAVLLAQFLLYKYRMKQPIMKADMLKVINRRYKHQFAEILKRASQHVEAAFAVQVVEVDIPRHSYNLVSKLKLPNNGRVRPGRGFPKTGLLMIVLGVILTNGNCATEEHIWKCLNKMKVYAGRKHLIYGEPRKLITQDLVRLNYLEYRQVPNSDPPCYQFLWGPRAHVETSETEVLEHLGKMKEIITCESLCHYVEPLEDEEETASPIDTARHVIFVCGHGLLDH from the exons ATGACCCTGACGTCTGAGGGAAACATCGACGAGGAGGGTACCACCAAATCCATCCCCTATTCTCAGCCTTGGGACACCATGGGGAG GTGCCTGCATCACCAGCCGTCCTGCCAGCACTCCTTCCCACTGTCCCTCCCCAGAGTCATCATGCCTCGGAGACGGAAAAGTAAGCTCCACGCCTGCGAGAAAGGTGCTCAGGCAACAGCAGCGGCAGCAGAGGagtcccctccctcctcttctctttgtGGAGATAATAGCCAGAGCCTGCCTGCTGCTGGGTCATGTAGCAGTTCCGAGGGGCCTCAGAGAGCACCATCCACCACCACTGTTTCTGAAGGCATTTCTTGCACTAGATCTGAAGAAGGTTGCAAAGGCCAAGGTGACGAAAGGAAAAGCACCTCTGAGGACCCACTGTCCACTAACGACTCACGCGAAGACCCTCTAATGAGGAAGGCTGTTTTGTTGGCGCAGTTCCTGCTCTACAAGTATAGAATGAAACAGCCCATTATGAAGGCAGACATGCTGAAGGTTATCAACCGTAGATACAAACACCAGTTTGCTGAGATCCTCAAGAGGGCCTCCCAACACGTCGAGGCTGCCTTTGCAGTTCAGGTGGTGGAAGTCGACATACCCAGGCACTCGTATAACCTAGTCAGCAAACTGAAACTTCCCAACAACGGGAGGGTGCGTCCTGGCAGAGGGTTTCCCAAGACAGGTCTCCTAATGATTGTCCTGGGTGTGATCTTAACGAATGGCAACTGTGCCACTGAGGAACACATCTGGAAATGCCTGAATAAGATGAAAGTATATGCTGGAAGGAAGCACCTCATCTACGGAGAGCCCCGGAAGCTCATCACTCAAGATTTGGTGAGGCTGAATTACCTAGAGTACCGGCAGGTCCCCAACAGTGATCCTCCGTGCTATCAATTCCTGTGGGGTCCAAGAGCACATGTTGAAACCAGCGAGACGGAAGTCCTGGAGCATTTGGGAAAGATGAAGGAAATCATCACCTGTGAATCCTTATGTCATTACGTAGAGCCTttggaagatgaggaagaaacaGCCTCACCCATAGACACAGCCAGGCATGTCATCTTCGTATGCGGGCACGGTCTCCTGGACCATTAG